The sequence TTGTGGGGAATTCTATTTGGCTGGAAGGCCAGGCGATGCAAAATTCGAGGGTAATGAATCAAATGAACATAATTGCTGTTCAGATATCCACGCAAAATCCGTGAATATCTATGCAGCAAAGAAGCTGATTAGGATTCATGGTCATGCCAGATCCTCCGGCTGGATCGCAGGCAGGAGTAACAGGTTCAGGTCCGGATTGCACGACCATGCCGCCCGTTTACTACAACAGGAGAGAAGGAGAAAACATGCACAAAACACACGTTGGATTGATGTTCGCCTTAGTAATAATGCTTATGCCGGGTGGTCTTTGGGCCGAAGAGGACGCGTCAACCACCAAGCTTGACGAGGTCGTGGTGATCGGTACACGCACCCCCCATGCAGTTAAAGACTCGCCCGTAGAAACTGTCTTAATCACCCGCGAGGATATTGAGCAAAGCAATGCCCAGACCGTAAGTGACCTTGTAAAAACAGTCCCCGGTTTCTCCGTAGGAGGAAACGACGATATTTTCGGCGGCTCGTCCTCCCGTGCCAGACTGAGGGGCTTAAGCTTCAACAACGGTTACGGCCTCATCCTCATCGACGGCCAAAGAATCCACGGCAGCAGTCAGAGCGGTGCCCACGGAGAATATGCCGTGGGCCTGAACCAAATCCCCGTCTCCATGATAGAGAGAATCGAAATTGTCAAAGGGCCATCCTCGGTCCTTTACGGCAGTGATGCCATGGCCGGTGTAATCAACATTATTACCAAAAAGGTTCCCGAAAAGGCGGTTGCCGGGGCCGGTGTAAAATACGGATGGTATAAGGTTTCCAAGGGCAAAAATTACTACACGGATGCCGTAACCACCCCCACTGATTATGGAAGCAACCGCTACACACGGACCGCTTACGCGTATACCGGCTCCAAAATCAACGAGGATATGGGATTTTTACTACACTATACCCATGAAGACTCAGAGGGGACCAGCCTAAGTCCCTATGAAAATGACCGGGACTCTGTCATGGGGAAACTGGATGTTGATTTCACGGATACGGCAAAAGGCTGGATGAAGGGAGAACTAAGCAACTTCAAGAGAGAGACCACAAGCACCACAGAAGAAGAAAGCTACCGCATTTCAGCAGGTTTTGACTTCAAGGTTTCCCAAAACCATCAGTTCATGTTAAAAGGCTATCACTATGTAGATGACTTCAGCACCTCCACACGGTCCGGGGACATCGGCTTTGACCAGGGTGAACTTCAGTATACCTGGTATGCGCCGGCGAACCACGTTGTCACCTCCGGAATCGAATTTCAGCGCCAGTCTATTGACTATATCATGGACAACAGCAGCAGCGGAACCACAACCCGGACCACGGTGGTAGAAGACGTTGATACCTTCAGCATATTCCTGCAGGATGAATGGACCCTTTTCGAAAAACTGGTCCTGGTCCCCGGCATTCGGTATGACAACCACTCCACGTTCGGAGATTCCTTCAACCCCAAATTAAGCGCCATGTACCGCCTCACAGAGGCGACCACCCTGCGGGCGTCGGTGGGCAAATCGTTCAAATCCCCGACCATACGTCAATTGTATTACGATGTCCCGTTTTACCACTCTCCGTTCTGGATTTCCTCCAACCCTGACCTGGAGCCGGAGGAGTCCATCGGCTATTCACTGAGTATTGAACACACGATGCTGGACGACAGATTGATAACCAGCCTGGCTTATTTCAGAAACGACGTAGACAACATGGTGGTCACAGACCGGACCGGCCAAACCTATGAAGGCGCAGACCTTTATATCTACGAAAATGTTGAAGAGGCCATGGTCCAAGGCATAGAGGTAACGGCACAATTTTATCTAAATGACAACTGTTCGGTCTTGTTCGGCTACACCTATACCGATTCCGAAGACGAATCCACAGGCAACGAGTTGACCTATACCCCGACCCATTCATTCACCATTACCCCTGCCTATGAATATGTCCCCTGGGGATTGGGGATCAGCGGAACAATCCAGTACAACTCGGATCAGTACACAGATGACGATAATACACGTGTACAGGACGCACATGTGGTCGTTGACGGGAAGCTGTTCAAACGGGTCGGCCAGGTATCCAAACTCACACTGGAAGTCGATAACATTTTTGATTCAGACAAGGGAAATGACCGTTACCAGCGCACGGGCAGAACCATTACGCTCGGCCTTGACATGGAATTTTAATAAAATCTTTTAAACTGAGGAGAAGACAAATGAAAAAAAATCGAAAAAATCATATTTGGATGGTGGCGTTTGCCGCACTGGCCCTCTCATTTTTTACCTGCACGCCGGTCCAGGCACACTTCCCCTGGCTTATTATAGAGAACGGCGCCATAGACGCAAACAGACCTTTAAAATGGGTCATCGGTTTCGGGCACCGCTTTCCCCTGTCCGGCTTCATGAACGGGGAAGATCTTAAGGATACGGTTATTTTTGGACCGAACACGGGAGATAAAACGGTTGTCACGGCACTCTCCGGCATTCAATTCACCTCCCCAAGCCCCTTGACCAAAGAAGGCGGTTATGTCCTGGCAGCAGAACGCCAAGCCTCTTTTTTCACTAAAACCACCGAAGGCTATAAGCGCCAACCCAAAAAGGGATTAAAGAACGTGCTCAGCTCAGGGTATTACCACTCATACATGAAGGCTGTTGCCAACGTGGGCGAGGTTGGCGGCAAGGTGGATACCGTGGTGGGCCATGACCTGGAAATAATTCCCCTTGCCAACCCCTTGACACTGCGCCCCGGCGACTATCTGCCTATCAAGGTTCTGCTTCGCGGCAAGCCGTTTAAAACTGAATTTCTGGCAACTTACGGCGGATTCTCAACCGAGAATGGTGTCTATGCGTATGCGGCCAGTACGGATAAACAAGGGATGGGGAAAATCCGCATTCTGGCCCCTGGGGCATGGTTGATCAAAGTAAACTACAAAGAGGCCTACAAAGATCCTGAAATGTGTGATGTGGAAAGCTTTCTTGCAACCTGCACTTTTGAAATTCAATAACCTAAAACGGCAGGCACGGCACATGGCTGTGCCTGCCGTTTTACTCATTCTCTCACTGGCTTCCACCTGGCCCCTTGTTACGGCGCCTGCCGACAGTTTACCCATGGGAACGGAGACGAGTTCAACGGTTCCTCTGTTCAACGTCTGGACCGTGTGGTGGAACTCCCAAAGCGCAGTCTCCGGCTATTCCGGGTATTGGGACGCGCCTATCTTTTATCCCCAAAAAGGAGCCTTTGCCTTTTCCGAACCCATGCCTCTGAGCATTATCGCAGCGCCGATTATTTGGGCCACAGGCAACCGAATCCTTGCCTATAATTTTTTACTTATCCTGTCTCTTTGTCTAAACGGATGGGCAACCTTTAGCCTCTTACGGCGTTTAAATTTTGACCTGCCGGTCCAGTGGACGGGCGGGGTCATGATGACCCTGCTTCCTTTGATTCATTCCTGGGTCGGCGTACTGCAACTGGTCCCGGTTTTCGGTATTCTCTGGACCATATCGGCGTTACTCAAATTCGCCCAAAGGCCCACGGCAATTGGGGGCGTTTTGCTTGGGGTCGCGTTCAGCGTAACCTATCTCTTGTGTGCCTATTACGGCCTGTTTCTTGTAATCCCACTCGCCCTTTCATTGGCCTGGATGATTGGAAATCATCTTTTCCGGTGGGGGACCTGGCGATCTTTAGGCTTAGGCCTCATAGCGGCAGGCATCATCTGTTCTCCCGTTGCCATGCGTCAAGCCAAGACACAACACCTTCATGCTCCCCTGCCCCAGCAATACCTGGCCGGTTTTTCCGCCTTGGCCGCGGATTATCTGGTGCCACCATGGCCCCACTGGTCTAAGTTAAGGCGGGTATCTGGTCAAGCGGATTCAAATTTTGACGGATTCCGACTTTGTCCGGGATTTTTGAAACT is a genomic window of uncultured Desulfobacter sp. containing:
- a CDS encoding DUF4198 domain-containing protein; protein product: MKKNRKNHIWMVAFAALALSFFTCTPVQAHFPWLIIENGAIDANRPLKWVIGFGHRFPLSGFMNGEDLKDTVIFGPNTGDKTVVTALSGIQFTSPSPLTKEGGYVLAAERQASFFTKTTEGYKRQPKKGLKNVLSSGYYHSYMKAVANVGEVGGKVDTVVGHDLEIIPLANPLTLRPGDYLPIKVLLRGKPFKTEFLATYGGFSTENGVYAYAASTDKQGMGKIRILAPGAWLIKVNYKEAYKDPEMCDVESFLATCTFEIQ
- a CDS encoding TonB-dependent receptor, which translates into the protein MHKTHVGLMFALVIMLMPGGLWAEEDASTTKLDEVVVIGTRTPHAVKDSPVETVLITREDIEQSNAQTVSDLVKTVPGFSVGGNDDIFGGSSSRARLRGLSFNNGYGLILIDGQRIHGSSQSGAHGEYAVGLNQIPVSMIERIEIVKGPSSVLYGSDAMAGVINIITKKVPEKAVAGAGVKYGWYKVSKGKNYYTDAVTTPTDYGSNRYTRTAYAYTGSKINEDMGFLLHYTHEDSEGTSLSPYENDRDSVMGKLDVDFTDTAKGWMKGELSNFKRETTSTTEEESYRISAGFDFKVSQNHQFMLKGYHYVDDFSTSTRSGDIGFDQGELQYTWYAPANHVVTSGIEFQRQSIDYIMDNSSSGTTTRTTVVEDVDTFSIFLQDEWTLFEKLVLVPGIRYDNHSTFGDSFNPKLSAMYRLTEATTLRASVGKSFKSPTIRQLYYDVPFYHSPFWISSNPDLEPEESIGYSLSIEHTMLDDRLITSLAYFRNDVDNMVVTDRTGQTYEGADLYIYENVEEAMVQGIEVTAQFYLNDNCSVLFGYTYTDSEDESTGNELTYTPTHSFTITPAYEYVPWGLGISGTIQYNSDQYTDDDNTRVQDAHVVVDGKLFKRVGQVSKLTLEVDNIFDSDKGNDRYQRTGRTITLGLDMEF